In Oncorhynchus gorbuscha isolate QuinsamMale2020 ecotype Even-year linkage group LG08, OgorEven_v1.0, whole genome shotgun sequence, one genomic interval encodes:
- the LOC124040816 gene encoding brorin-like → MLHSVAMTAEVLFVMWFLMTSSQCNPVADLLVSRERFERVLTQAREDKYDKQQASEGALSYSIQQQLKEISFMGLEANRGVSNRTSVNRSRKNSSSQKRGGSKGGKASQELWEEQEGGLSRVDEGPTSETNLSLDAIDEYAYPDYRGKGCIDESGFVFAIGEKFTPGPSTCPCLCTDEGPLCAKPECPKVHPRCIRVDTSQCCPECKEKKNYCEFRGKVYATLQEFKVSPCEKCRCEGSGEVLCSVSACPQTECVDPEYEPDQCCPICKTGPNCYADTLVIPAGREVKIDECTICYCTYEVGTWQIEHQATCSKNDCQVS, encoded by the exons ATGCTGCACTCTGTTGCCATGACAGCGGAAGTCCTGTTTGTTATGTGGTTTCTCATGACCAGTAGTCAGTGTAATCCCGTGGCAGACTTGTTGGTGAGCCGGGAACGCTTTGAGCGTGTCCTGACCCAGGCCAGAGAGGACAAGTATGACAAGCAGCAGGCCTCGGAGGGGGCGCTCAGTTACAGCATCCAACAACAGCTGAAGGAGATCAGCTTCATGGGCCTGGAGGCCAACAGAGGGGTCAGCAATAGAACTTCTGTCAACAGATCCAGGAAGAACTCCAGCTCCCAGAAGCGTGGTGGATCCAAGGGTGGGAAGGCATCACAGGAGTTGTGGGAAGAGCAAGAGGGGGGCCTGAGTCGAGTAGACGAGGGCCCTACAAGTGAAACAAACCTCTCTCTCGACGCTATCGACGAGTACGCATATCCAGATTACAGGGGGAAGGGCTGCATTGATGAGAGTGGCTTTGTGTTTGCCATCGGGGAGAAATTTACTCCGGGGCCCTCCACGTGCCCTTGCCTCTGCACGGACGAGGGACCCCTGTGTGCCAAGCCTGAATGTCCCAAAGTTCACCCTCGCTGCATCCGGGTGGACACCAGCCAGTGCTGTCCAGAGTGCAAGGAGAAGAAGAACTACTGTGAGTTCAGGGGAAAAGTCTACGCAACGCTACAAGAGTTTAAG GTGTCTCCGTGTGAGAAGTGTCGCTGTGAGGGGAGTGGGGAGGTGTTGTGCTCTGTGTCAGCATGCCCTCAAACAGAGTGTGTCGATCCAGAGTATGAGCCTGATCAGTGCTGCCCCATCTGTAAGACCG GGCCAAACTGTTATGCAGACACACTAGTGATCCCAGCTGGGCGCGAGGTGAAGATTGATGAGTGTACAATCTGCTACTGCACGTATGAAGTGGGCACGTGGCAGATCGAACATCAGGCTACCTGCAGCAAGAATGATTGCCAGGTGAGCTAG